A DNA window from Legionella sp. MW5194 contains the following coding sequences:
- the fur gene encoding ferric iron uptake transcriptional regulator — MEESQQLKDAGLKITMPRVKVLQILEQSRDHHMSAENVYKALIEMGEDVGLATVYRVLTQFETAGLVSRHNFEGGHSVFELSQGEHHDHLVCVKCGRVEEFIDDIIEQRQEAIARQAHFKMTDHALNIYGLCPDCQDKG, encoded by the coding sequence ATGGAAGAAAGCCAGCAATTAAAAGATGCCGGACTAAAAATAACCATGCCTCGTGTCAAGGTTTTACAGATTCTGGAACAATCCCGCGATCATCACATGAGTGCGGAAAATGTTTATAAAGCCTTGATAGAAATGGGTGAAGACGTCGGCCTGGCGACGGTTTATCGCGTGTTGACCCAGTTTGAAACCGCAGGGTTGGTTTCCCGTCATAATTTTGAAGGCGGTCATTCCGTGTTTGAATTAAGTCAGGGTGAGCACCATGATCATCTGGTCTGCGTCAAATGCGGACGGGTGGAAGAATTCATTGATGACATCATCGAGCAGCGTCAGGAAGCCATTGCCAGGCAGGCGCATTTTAAGATGACCGATCATGCGCTCAATATTTACGGCCTGTGTCCCGATTGTCAGGACAAAGGGTAA
- a CDS encoding outer membrane protein assembly factor BamE, with protein sequence MRFRLFIFTVLISLLVSGCASYDFSRRIVQQGNLLPQSKISRLTIGMSKQDAATLMGTSLLSPTFNNNRWDYAYTWRKGSNAPIVRNVSLYFANGRLVRIEHHP encoded by the coding sequence ATGCGCTTCCGATTGTTTATTTTTACCGTCCTGATTTCCCTGCTGGTTTCCGGCTGTGCATCCTATGATTTTTCAAGGCGTATTGTGCAGCAGGGGAATTTGTTACCGCAGTCTAAAATTTCACGATTGACAATAGGCATGAGCAAACAGGATGCCGCCACGCTCATGGGAACCAGCCTGCTAAGTCCTACCTTTAACAATAACCGTTGGGATTATGCGTACACCTGGCGCAAAGGCAGCAACGCCCCCATTGTACGCAATGTCAGCCTTTATTTTGCCAACGGACGTCTGGTTCGCATTGAACATCATCCTTAA
- a CDS encoding RnfH family protein, translating to MVSVEIIYMDEAGGFFHKKLTLPSGASVGDAVLQSQLYEHYPETQQLPLGIFSKPVTAATRLREGDRIEVYRSLTMDPKQKRRERAKSAGGKNRQRG from the coding sequence ATGGTTAGTGTCGAAATCATTTACATGGATGAGGCAGGGGGTTTTTTTCATAAAAAACTGACTTTACCCTCAGGGGCCAGCGTTGGCGATGCGGTGTTGCAGTCTCAACTGTACGAGCACTATCCCGAAACGCAGCAATTGCCGCTGGGTATTTTTTCAAAACCGGTGACGGCAGCGACGCGTTTAAGGGAAGGTGACCGCATTGAGGTGTATCGCTCCTTAACGATGGACCCCAAGCAGAAACGACGGGAGCGGGCAAAAAGCGCCGGGGGCAAGAACCGCCAGCGCGGTTAG
- a CDS encoding type II toxin-antitoxin system RatA family toxin: MTIVKKSRVIPYSCEQMFNLVNDVEHYDKFLPYCSQSQVHHRDEDEVQATLVISAAGMSKSFTTRNRLQKNKMIEIRLVDGPFSHLEGFWRFDETPEGCRISFDLEFEFAGRMFSMFLGPVFEQVTEKMVDAFCERAASLYG; this comes from the coding sequence ATGACCATCGTAAAAAAATCACGGGTTATCCCCTACAGTTGCGAGCAAATGTTCAATCTGGTCAATGACGTGGAACACTATGACAAGTTTTTACCTTATTGTTCCCAAAGCCAGGTGCACCATCGAGATGAAGACGAAGTGCAGGCAACCTTGGTCATCTCAGCCGCCGGTATGAGCAAATCCTTCACTACCCGCAATCGGCTGCAGAAAAATAAAATGATTGAAATCCGTCTGGTGGACGGTCCATTCAGTCATCTTGAGGGATTCTGGCGCTTCGATGAAACACCGGAAGGTTGCAGGATCTCGTTTGACCTCGAGTTTGAATTCGCCGGGCGCATGTTTTCCATGTTCCTTGGTCCTGTGTTTGAGCAGGTGACAGAGAAAATGGTGGATGCCTTTTGTGAGCGGGCCGCGTCCTTGTATGGTTAG
- a CDS encoding alpha/beta hydrolase has product MHGLGADANDMVGLAEQLQVNELMLRHVFLDAPVQPITINGGMAMRAWYDILAMDFAAREDKEGILTSEKMISAAVEQQLATGFTSEQIYLAGFSQGGAMALHTALRMTRPLGGVISLSAYLPLMKECEPQLPATTPLFLAFGTYDPIVWPLWTKETVKWLDQKGFTAISAHEYPMEHSVCANEIVDLSQWLIQLIRGHLK; this is encoded by the coding sequence ATGCATGGCCTCGGCGCGGATGCAAACGACATGGTCGGGCTGGCCGAGCAGTTGCAGGTTAATGAGTTGATGCTGAGGCATGTTTTTCTGGATGCGCCAGTACAGCCGATTACCATCAATGGCGGCATGGCCATGCGCGCCTGGTATGACATCCTGGCCATGGATTTTGCCGCACGTGAAGACAAGGAAGGCATTTTAACGTCGGAGAAAATGATTAGTGCAGCGGTTGAGCAGCAACTGGCGACAGGTTTTACCAGCGAACAGATTTACCTGGCCGGATTTTCCCAGGGCGGAGCCATGGCGCTGCATACCGCCTTACGCATGACCAGGCCGCTTGGCGGCGTTATTTCACTGTCGGCCTACCTGCCTCTGATGAAGGAGTGTGAACCGCAATTACCAGCGACAACACCGCTTTTTCTTGCTTTTGGGACCTATGATCCCATCGTCTGGCCGCTTTGGACGAAAGAAACCGTTAAATGGCTCGATCAGAAGGGATTTACTGCGATTTCCGCTCACGAATACCCGATGGAACATAGCGTTTGTGCCAATGAAATAGTGGATTTGTCACAGTGGCTTATTCAGCTCATAAGGGGCCATTTGAAATGA